CGCGGGCGAGCACGCGGTGGAAGGCTTGGTCGAGCGCGACCGTTTCTTCAGGCAGCGGCTCTGCGCCGGCAAGCACCGCGGCAAGCGCGTCAGAAACCGGCATCAGGGCCACGTGTGAGAACTCCAGCTGCGCCCGTTCGGGCAAATCGGCGGCGAGAGTTCTAGCCGAGTGCAGGCGCTGAGGCAAAAAGGCGCTCACGCAGGAGGATTCATCCGCTCTGCAGTGAAGGACAGACGTCAAATCCGCCGCGGCATGATCCAGAAGGCCAGACAGACGGGTACGAGGATGGCCATGGCGAGGATGAGAAGGACGAGAGCCACGGCCAGCATCGGTCAACTCCCCGGCGGCTCGTCCGGACTGACGTCCGGCGCTTTGGGACTCTGATCCTTGTCGGGCAGCGGATCGGCCTGCGATTTCAGGTCGGCGGCCTTGCTGATCAGCTTGGCGGAGAGCTCAGAATCCGAGGTGGTTCTGGCGTATTTCATCAGCAGCGAGGCCTGCTTGGTGAGGTAGGTTTTGCCCAACACGACGATAAGCCCGATGTAGAATTCCCAACGGACTCATGAGTCCGGAAGCCCGTATTCGTTCCGGGAACTCTTTACAAAATTGCACAAAATGATTTGGTTCCTCATTTTGCGTCAGATTAGTTCCAGGCCCCCTGGGCACCGGACGTTAAACCCCGAGCGCCTTCAAGGCGTTCCCGACGGCGGTTGGCGAGGTCACATGCACCGCGGTCAGGCCGCGGGCGCGGGCTCCCTCGATGTTCTCGGCAAGATCGTCGAAAAATACGATCCGGTTGGCTGGCACGCCGATAGCGGCGACGACATGGTCGAAAGCTTCCGCATCGGGTTTGCGCAGGCCGATGCTGGAGGACAGGTAGACCTCGCGGAAATGGCCGAGCAGATCGGCGTATTCCTTCGAGAAATAGTCCACATGCGGCCGGTTGGTGTTGGAGAAGGCGTAGAGCGGCATTTGCCTCGCCGCGCGCGGCAGCAACTCGGCTATGTCAGGCATCTCGCCGGCGAAGATCGCGTTCCAGCCTTCCAGGAACTGGGCGTCGGAAATGCCGATCCCGAGTGAGTTGCGCAGCGAGGCGAAATAGTCCTCGTCGGTGATCTTGCCGACCTCGTGCAGCCGGTAGGCCTCGTCGCGCACATAGCGCGCGACGATGGCTTCGGGCTTGCAGCCGGCGTGCCCCGCCCAGCAATCGATCGCCTTGGAGAAATCGATGTCGAGCACCACGCGCCCGAGATCGAACAAAAGCGCATCGGCGCTGCCGGGAGAGAGCGAGGTCACCTGCATCCTTATCCTCAGTATCGGTACGGGTCGTGGTCGAACAGCGGGAATGCGCTGAACACGCTTGGCGCATTGGTCGCGGTCGCCGGATGCAGGCAGGATTTGTTGACCTCGGCGAAGGAGGTGGCGCCCAGCAGGCCGAGGCAGCGCAGCACCTCGTCCTCCAGCAGTTCCAGCATGCGCGTGACGCCGGCCTCGCCGGCTGCCGCCAGCGCCCAGCATTGCAGCCGGCCGATGCCGACCATGTCCGCGCCCGCCGCGATCGCCTTGACGATGTCGGTGCCCCGGCAGAAGCCGCCGTCGACCATGATCTTGGCGCGGCCCTTCACGGCATCGACGATCTCAGGGAGCACATGCATGGCGCCACGGCCATGATCGAGCTGGCGCCCGCCATGGTTGGAGACGTAGATCCACTCGACGCCATGGTCGAGCGCGATCAGCGCATCCTCGGCGGTGGCGATGCCCTTCAGGATCAGCGGTATCTTGAACCTGTCCTTGATCATCTTCACGGTCCGCCACTCCAGCCCCTTCTGGAAATCGCCGCCGGTGGCGCGCAGGCGGCTCTCGCGAACATAGCGCTTGGCGATGTCACGTTCGCGACGGCTGTAATGGGCGGTGTCGACGGTCAGGCAGAACGCGGCGTAGCCGTTCTTCTCGCTCCTGCCGACAACATCGGCGACAAAGGCGTCGTCGCCGCGGACATAGAGCTGGTAGAGGCGCAGCGCATCGGGGGCGGCCTCGGCGGTCTTCTCCAGGCCAGGGTCCGACACCGAGCTCAGCATGTGCGCCGCACCGAAGGTGCCGGCCGCGCGTGCAACGCTTGCCGCACCGTCGGGGTCGAAGATTTCGAGCGCGCCGACGGGGGCCAGAACCACCGGCAGGCGCATCCTGCGACCGAACTGCTCGACCGAGCCGTCCACCTTGCGGACGTCACGCAGCACACGCGGGCGGAAGGCGATCTCGTCCAGCGCCATGCGGTTGCGGCGCATCGTGGTCTCCGTCTCGGCGGCGCCGACGATGTAGTCCCAGGCATTCTGGTTGAGGTTGGCACGCGCCTTCCGGACGAATTCGTGCAGATTCTGGAACGGCTCGTTGCTGGCGCCGAGCTCGACGTTCCGTTCCGGCCGGATGCGGGGTGCTTCATTCATTGTTATCCTCCCGAGAATTTGAAGCCTTGTCTCATCGCCTTAGCCCGTCCGGACCTGCAAAACCATCCTAAGATCGCATAGCTGCGAGGCATGGCCCGGCCAACCGATTCCGCTTTGCGTGAAGCCATTTCGGAACGTTGCCAAAAGTTTAGCTCAGGGCGAAGGGATTTTTACCCTGTACCCGCTGGCGTGGCGGCCCGGCCATCAAGAAACCTGAATGGTATTGTGAGAAGCTGGCTGGATCGCCATTTGCATGGCGGCTTCCAGCCTCCAAGAGAACCGCCAGCTAAGAAGGCCTTCCATGCGGAAATCCCTGCTGTTCCCCCTGGGCGCGCTCACCGGAGCGTGTCTGACCCTTCTGGTAGCCAGCCCCCAGGCTGGCGTATGGGCGGCGCGGGCCGCAGCGGGCGCGGATGATGCCTATTCGCAGCTCAATCTGTTCGGCGAGGTCTTCGAGCGCGTGAAGGCGAGCTATGTCGAGAAGCCCGACAATTCCAAGCTGATCGAAGGCGCGATCACCGGCATGGTGACATCGCTCGATCCGCATTCACGCTACATGAACGACAAGGCCTGGACCGAAATGCAGGAGACCACCTCCGGCGAGTTCGGCGGCCTCGGCATCGAGGTCACGATGGAGGAGGGCCTCGTCAAGGTGGTCTCGCCGATCGACGACACCCCGGCGTCGAAGGCCGGCATCATGTCCGGCGACCTCATCAGCAAGATCGACGGCGAGGCCGTGCAGGGCATGACGCTCGAGCAGGCCGTCAACAAGATGAAGGGGCCGGTCGACACCAAGACCAAGCTCACGATCGTACGCAAGGGCGCGGATGCGCCGCTCGACGTCGCGATCACGCGCGAGATCATCCATGTGCGCCCGGTGCGCTTCCATGTCGAGAACGGCGACATCGGCTATATCCGCGTCACCTCGTTCAACGAGCAGACCACCGACGGGCTGAAGAAGGCGATCGCCGCGATCTCCAAGCAGGTCCCGCAGGAGAAGCTGGTGGGCTATGTGATGGACCTGCGTAACAATCCGGGCGGCCTGCTCGACCAGGCGGTGTCGGTGTCGAGCGCGTTCCTGCAGCGTGGCGAGGTCGTCTCGACCCGCGGCCGCAATCCGGAAGAGACCCAGCGCTTCACCGCGCATGGCGGCGACCTCACCAAGGGCAAGCCGCTCGTGATCCTGGTCAATGGCGGTTCGGCTTCGGCCTCGGAGATCGTGGCCGGTGCGCTGCATGATCACAAGCGCGCGACGATCATCGGCACGCGCTCGTTCGGCAAGGGCTCGGTGCAGACCATCATCCCGCTCGGCGCCGGCAATGGCGCGCTGGCGCTGACCACGGCGCGCTACTACACGCCGTCGGGCCGCTCGATCCAGGCCCAGGGCATCGCGCCCGACATCGAGATTCTCCAGGACGTGCCGGCGGAGCTGAAGGGCCGGATGGACACCATGGCGGAGTCGCAGATGCGCGGTCATCTGTCGGCTGCCGACGGCAGCGAGCAGACCGGATCGCAGTCCTACGTTCCTCCGAAGGAGGAGGACGACAAGGCGCTGCACGCGGCCTATGATTTCCTCCACGGTGTTACCGCAAACGCCGTCGCCGCCAAGCCCGCGCCGAAGGCTGCGGTGCCGAACTAAGCCCTACAACGTCAAGACATCGATCGCCCGGGAGTGGATACCGCTCCCGGGCGATTTTATTTTGGGCGCCGTCTCAGCTCGGATTTATGGCCGCGAAGGTCACCTCATAGCGGCCGTCGCGCTCGGCCCAGCGGCGGGCGCGGTCGCGTTCAACCAGCACCTCATCGCGGGGATGCACCCGCAGCTCCAGCAGTTGCATCACTTCCGCGATGTAGACGGCAAGCGGCATCGCGCGCGCATCGCTGGCCTGTTGCGTGCCGGTGAGCTCGGTCTGCACATAGGGCGGCGCGAGCTCCAGCACCTCGACCGGGATCTTGCGGAGCTGGTGCCGCAATGATTGCAGCCAGGAGTGCAGGAACGCCTTGCTGGCGCAGTAGGTCGGGAAGTCGGCGCGGGGCACGAAGGCGAGGTTCGAGCTGGTCGCGATGATCGTCGCATTCCGTTGCGTCTTCAGGAGTGGGAGGAGCGCGGCCGTGACGCGCAGCACGCCGAGAATGTTGGTTGCGACGATCGCTTCCGCGTCAGAGGCATCCCAGCCGTCCGCCGTCATGTCCTCCGGCCGCGAGATGCCGGCGTTGGCGATCAGCACGTTGAGTTCAGGAAAGCGTGTCCGGACCTCGGCCGCCAAGTCCGGCAATGCCGAGGCATCGTCGAGGTCGAGCGGCAGGCCGATCAGGTCAGGGCGTTCAGCCATGATCTGATCGAGCAGGGCCTGCCGCCTGCCGGTGACGATGACGCGATTGCCGCGGTCGTGGAAAGCTTCGGCCAGTGTGCGGCCGATGCCGCTGGTGCCGCCGGTGATGAGGATCGTGTTGCCAGTCATCTTCATGGTTGCTGCCTTTCGATGGAGGGAAAGCCACGGCAACCCAGGAAACCTCGGCAGCGAGCAGCCCGAGAAAACGGCAAACATCGGCGCGGGGAGAGCCGCGCCGAAATCGACGTCTTGAGCGGGTGATCGTCTGCACGCAGGAGAGTGATGGCATCACCGTGGCGTCTCGTGAATCGAGATCTCCCAGCCGGGATCCTCTCGACAAAGGACGCGTTGGATGACGGTAACGCCTACGGCAGCGGCGTTTCGGCAGCTGCAAGTGCTGAAATACTTTGGCCTGATGTCACCGTCAAGCGCGGCGGGCAGGCCGAAAGGCTAGCTCGCCTCGCGCCGGCGGCCCTCGCTACCTTCGCGCCGGGCGAGCCGGCTGCGATGCAGCGCGAACAGCTCCAGAATCTTGTCGGCAGGCTTGGCGGCGCTGAACAAATAACCTTGCATCTCGGAGCAGCCGAGGGTGCGGAGCAGGCGCTGCTGCTCCTCGGTCTCGACACCCTCGGCCGTGGTGGTCATGCGACGGGCGGCCGCCAGGTTGACGACGGCCTGGACAATACTGGCGGAGCCATCGGGGCCGGCGATATCGTCGACGAAGCAGCGGTCGATCTTGATCTTGTCGAACGGGAATCGGTGGAGATAGCTCAGCGAGGAATAGCCGGTGCCGAAATCGTCGAGCGCGATACGCACGCCGATGGCGCGGAGCTGGTGCAGGATCGCAAGCGCCGCATCGTCGTCGCGGATCAGCACGGCCTCGGTGATCTCGAGCTCGAGCCGACTCGCCGGCAGATTGGAAGCGGCGAGCGCCGCCATGATCTTCAGCGCCAGCGTGCCGCTCTTGAACTGCACCGGCGAGACGTTGACGGCGAGGCGGATGTCGTCGGGCCAGTTTGCGGCGTCCCGGCAGGCGGTTGCCAGCACCCATTCGCCGATCTCGTTGATCAGGCCGGTATCCTCGGCGATCGGGATGAACTCGGCCGGAGAGACCATGCCGCGCTCGGGATGGCGCCAGCGCACCAGCGCCTCGCAGCCGGTGATGCGGTCGTCCTTCAGGCCGAGGCAGGGCTGGTAATAGACCTCGAGGCCGCCTTCGCGCCCCCCTTGGGCGATGGCGCGGCGCAGGTCGATCTCGAGCTGCCGCCGCTCGTGCACCTTGGCGTCCATCTCCGGCTCGAAGAAGCGATAGGTGCGGCGTCCGGCGGATTTGGCGGCATACATCGCCATATCAGCGTTCTTCAGGATCTGGTCGAGCGCGG
This is a stretch of genomic DNA from Bradyrhizobium sp. CB2312. It encodes these proteins:
- a CDS encoding HAD family phosphatase, encoding MQVTSLSPGSADALLFDLGRVVLDIDFSKAIDCWAGHAGCKPEAIVARYVRDEAYRLHEVGKITDEDYFASLRNSLGIGISDAQFLEGWNAIFAGEMPDIAELLPRAARQMPLYAFSNTNRPHVDYFSKEYADLLGHFREVYLSSSIGLRKPDAEAFDHVVAAIGVPANRIVFFDDLAENIEGARARGLTAVHVTSPTAVGNALKALGV
- a CDS encoding alpha-hydroxy acid oxidase → MNEAPRIRPERNVELGASNEPFQNLHEFVRKARANLNQNAWDYIVGAAETETTMRRNRMALDEIAFRPRVLRDVRKVDGSVEQFGRRMRLPVVLAPVGALEIFDPDGAASVARAAGTFGAAHMLSSVSDPGLEKTAEAAPDALRLYQLYVRGDDAFVADVVGRSEKNGYAAFCLTVDTAHYSRRERDIAKRYVRESRLRATGGDFQKGLEWRTVKMIKDRFKIPLILKGIATAEDALIALDHGVEWIYVSNHGGRQLDHGRGAMHVLPEIVDAVKGRAKIMVDGGFCRGTDIVKAIAAGADMVGIGRLQCWALAAAGEAGVTRMLELLEDEVLRCLGLLGATSFAEVNKSCLHPATATNAPSVFSAFPLFDHDPYRY
- a CDS encoding S41 family peptidase yields the protein MRKSLLFPLGALTGACLTLLVASPQAGVWAARAAAGADDAYSQLNLFGEVFERVKASYVEKPDNSKLIEGAITGMVTSLDPHSRYMNDKAWTEMQETTSGEFGGLGIEVTMEEGLVKVVSPIDDTPASKAGIMSGDLISKIDGEAVQGMTLEQAVNKMKGPVDTKTKLTIVRKGADAPLDVAITREIIHVRPVRFHVENGDIGYIRVTSFNEQTTDGLKKAIAAISKQVPQEKLVGYVMDLRNNPGGLLDQAVSVSSAFLQRGEVVSTRGRNPEETQRFTAHGGDLTKGKPLVILVNGGSASASEIVAGALHDHKRATIIGTRSFGKGSVQTIIPLGAGNGALALTTARYYTPSGRSIQAQGIAPDIEILQDVPAELKGRMDTMAESQMRGHLSAADGSEQTGSQSYVPPKEEDDKALHAAYDFLHGVTANAVAAKPAPKAAVPN
- a CDS encoding SDR family NAD(P)-dependent oxidoreductase, giving the protein MKMTGNTILITGGTSGIGRTLAEAFHDRGNRVIVTGRRQALLDQIMAERPDLIGLPLDLDDASALPDLAAEVRTRFPELNVLIANAGISRPEDMTADGWDASDAEAIVATNILGVLRVTAALLPLLKTQRNATIIATSSNLAFVPRADFPTYCASKAFLHSWLQSLRHQLRKIPVEVLELAPPYVQTELTGTQQASDARAMPLAVYIAEVMQLLELRVHPRDEVLVERDRARRWAERDGRYEVTFAAINPS